The sequence below is a genomic window from Ipomoea triloba cultivar NCNSP0323 chromosome 10, ASM357664v1.
GCCGCATTCCTCCGCCACCGACGACAAGTTCTGGCCGCGGCGAAGCGGGTACGTCAAGAACAGCCCATAATCCTCGGACACGCTCCCATCCCCGCAGGAGCAATTCACGGTGACATTGATGGGAACCCTATCCGGAATGTCGTTCGGGCGAAAACGGTTGACCCGATTCAGCCAATACTCATCCGTCAGATTAGCAAACGCCGACGTCGCGATCTTGCGATACGTGTCGCCGGCGACGGTCTCGTACTCAAACGTGTGCCCCAAGAAATCGCCGTTTATGCAGTCGCAGGAGAACGGCACGTTTATCCTGATGTCGCTGCTAATGCTATCCGAGTTGTGAATCCCGGGATTGTACTGAACAATTTCTGGGATTTCTCGACCGAAAATGTTGCTGATATAGGACAAATTACAGCCCTGCCAGACATAGTACGAGGCTAGGGCGAGCCCGCAACCGCTCCCGCAATTTGCTTCGCCGCCATTGAAGCATGTTAAGAAGAATATGAAAAACCTAATAAGGTGGAAAAAAGTAGTCCTTTTTCCCCTGGATGTGGGTATGGTCATGGCGAAATAGAAGAGATAATGGGGGGTGGAAGTGATGAGTAGTTGAGATGTAGTAATATGATGACGACGGGCAAcctaatcaaattaatcagatttgattttcttaatttgaactgGTTAACTATAAGAAACTTAAACTGGTCATTTATTGGCTAGAGTCACAAAATTGAATTTACTCATTgcatactttcaaataatgattGTGGGTTTTTTTGTCATAGGACTAAAAGGAATATGATGATGAGGAAGTTGTTGGAAGGCATATTCTGGGATGCATGATTGAATTGCCGTCTTATACTGTATATACGATAgatgtttttgttgtttttgtttgtttgtttgtctcCAGGGAGGAGTTGTCTGCATTTGTCATGCGCATGAATTTTATATGTGACCAACTTGTAGTGTTGCATGGCCACCTTTTGTCTCGATTTTCGTTGGATGATTCGTGTGAACAAAATTATATGCTCCGTTAATGGAAGCAGCTGGTGGTATATATATGCGCGAATATACAAGTAAATATTGACATGAAAAATATGTTTCTCCTCTTATTTTTGGAAGATGATGTATGAATTCAGAAGTTTTAATCATGTGCATGATTTGATTGATGAATGAgaaagaaatgaataaaaaagtAAGCCAAATTATAAGAATTGAGATTGATGTAGTattacttctttctttttttttcccctttttttttagttttgccTCAATCAACATattttaacaataattaaatttgtgacCTTTTAAATACGAGAATTATGTTACACATACGTAGCAACCTCTTTctagaaggtttttttttttttttttttttcaattttgttggACGGTAACCTTAACCTCATGAACTCCCAAGCCCATGAAAATGTGAATGACCCCTTTTATGGTTAGTAGAGAAGGGGAgacttggaaaaaaaaaacaccttatTTTTTACATCACCAATTCTATTATTGACCAAAATATTGTAGAGAATATGGAACCGACAAGGACTCCCCAActtcatatataataaaataataacctAAGTTGGTCGGATTAGGGTAGTGAGCCAATTAGAGGATCGTGGATCCCCGTTTGAGCTTGTGTTAACACTAAGGGACTGCTAATAGATAGGTTTGATACataatcaattgttatacattaTAATAACTTGATAactgctgacacataatatgataactttAAGTACATGAACTTTCAACTACAAGTATGTCAACTATAAATATAGAATCTGAagattatttttggaccagagtCTACAATGCAACGTAGACCCTGatctatgatataatttgctGATACATAATAGTGTATGTGGCTGATTGCCCGGAGCAAGCAAATGTGTTGGGCCTCAGACTTATAGTACCTGGGTAATATGCACAAAACAAGAAAGCCCAAATCGGAGTGGAATGATCAATATGCAGTTCGgctcctttaattttttttttttatcggtttttatatattttttcttcttctcctcttctcccaaatatatatattttttctcctcttctcccaaatatatatatttttttctcatataATGATGAACTGATGAAGAATTAGGGGATCCACTCCCTCATGCTACTTCTGTGTAATAGTTTATAAATCATATATAAGACATAAATCACTAAAGAGATATTGCACAATGAGTTCAACTAAAATGgtgttgacaaaaatcaaactcgtaAACTTTTTATACGAGAATTATGGTCTCCCACTCAGCAACCCCTTTCGAAGTAtataatcattattttttttccttttacgaAGAGggtagaaattaaatttgtaatcaatgatagagaggaaaaagaaaaaagaaaaaaaaaaagaagaaagaagaagtgtACTTCAAATTCATTACCATCTAGTATATTTTTTGGATCCAATATcacataattatataacaatatttaGCAAATATATACTGATACATAGGCAATGAATGCAAAGTTCATGCTAATGCATGTAATTTAAGGACGatgttttcctttaatttcaactaaaagtttaaatgaatagttaaattacatatttaatttattatttactcaacacaaaaaaaaaaaaaaaaaaaaaaaaaNNNNNNNNNNNNNNNNNNNNNNNNNNNNNNNNNNNNNNNNNNNNNNNNNNNNNNNNNNNNNNNNNNNNNNNNNNNNNNNNNNNNNNNNNNNNNNNNNNNNNNNNNNNNNNNNNNNNNNNNNNNNNNNNNNNNNNNNNNNNNNNNNNNNNNNNNNNNNNNNNNNNNNNNNNNNNNNNNNNNNNNNNNNNNNNNNNNNNNNNNNNNNNNNNNNNNNNNNNNNNNNNNNNNNNNNNNNNNNNNNNNNNNNNaaggtttttttttttttttttttttcaattttgttggACGGTAACCTTAACCTCATGAACTCCCAAGCCCATGAAAATGTGAATGACCCCTTTTATGGTTAGTAGAGAAGGGGAgacttggaaaaaaaaaacaccttatTTTTTACATCACCAATTCTATTATTGACCAAAATATTGTAGAGAATATGGAACCGACAAGGACTCCCCAActtcatatataataaaataataacctAAGTTGGTCGGATTAGGGTAGTGAGCCAATTAGAGGATCGTGGATCCCCGTTTGAGCTTGTGTTAACACTAAGGGACTGCTAATAGATAGGTTTGATACataatcaattgttatacattaTAATAACTTGATAactgctgacacataatatgataactttAAGTACATGAACTTTCAACTACAAGTATGTCAACTATAAATATAGAATCTGAagattatttttggaccagagtCTACAATGCAACGTAGACCCTGatctatgatataatttgctGATACATAATAGTGTATGTGGCTGATTGCCCGGAGCAAGCAAATGTGTTGGGCCTCAGACTTATAGTACCTGGGTAATATGCACAAAACAAGAAAGCCCAAATCGGAGTGGAATGATCAATATGCAGTTCGgctcctttaattttttttttttatcggtttttatatattttttcttcttctcctcttctcccaaatatatatattttttctcctcttctcccaaatatatatatttttttctcatataATGATGAACTGATGAAGAATTAGGGGATCCACTCCCTCATGCTACTTCTGTGTAATAGTTTATAAATCATATATAAGACATAAATCACTAAAGAGATATTGCACAATGAGTTCAACTAAAATGgtgttgacaaaaatcaaactcgtaAACTTTTTATACGAGAATTATGGTCTCCCACTCAGCAACCCCTTTCGAAGTAtataatcattattttttttccttttacgaAGAGggtagaaattaaatttgtaatcaatgatagagaggaaaaagaaaaaagaaaaaaaaaaagaagaaagaagaagtgtACTTCAAATTCATTACCATCTAGTATATTTTTTGGATCCAATATcacataattatataacaatatttaGCAAATATATACTGATACATAGGCAATGAATGCAAAGTTCATGCTAATGCATGTAATTTAAGGACGatgttttcctttaatttcaactaaaagtttaaatgaatagttaaattacatatttaatttattatttactcaacacaaaaaaaaaaaaaaaaaaaagaataagaagaaagaagaaaatcatGGTCTAGTAAGTAAAGTAAAAAATAGTGATGAAGAAATGGTGAAATCACATGCagtacacaataataataactaatatacATACACTACCGCACTATATGGCGTATGATAATGTCTTGTTCAGCGCATTATGGGACCTCTATTATTTTGAATGCGACATATATGATATTCCAAATCGAAAAGAATGGCCCCTCTTTTTCTTTGGGAGGTAAAGAAAAATCCTCTCTGCTAGTACTTATACTCATAAATTATACATGAGAGGTAAATCACATCAGACCTTGTACAACAAATTCTATAGAGAAAGTGTTAACAAGAATCAgacttgttttttttaatacaaaatcaTATTTCACCCCTTTTAAGATAAAATGACTCGTCTTTAGACTTTAGCTTAGTTTTTTCCAAGTGGTAGGATGAAATGTCTTGTTGCATTGTGATATGATGCATTATTAGTCTAGCTAATAATAATGGAACACTGGGTTACATGCTCAATGGTCAATATTTTTCATTCCTACTAACTTTTCTACCATTTTGAGCatccaataaaaaaatataatcaatatttctGAACAACACTTTGAAATTGGTTTAAAACATTGATCATTGTCGAAGGTGACCAGAAATTTTGGCCTTGTTAGATCATATGCTCTCAGTTAGTGTTAATGAAGATGGTGATCGAAGtacccttatttaataattaacttattatttccccaaaattgtaattatttcaTCCAAAATCATTTGAGAAAATTCATGAGCTGATCAGTCGAGGGAAGACGACATTGCCTTGTGGTGTCAAAATGGAATATATTTGTGCCTCTAATCTCAAgtcaacaaaaagaaattaaagttcaTCTGATCTCTACTTTGTATCTACTTTAGGGAATGTGTCTGCAAAAAAAGAAACTATTTATGTGAAGTCATGTATAGAAATTGCATTAAGGAAGACAAGTTCTTGAATGAAGCTATCAAAAAGTATTCTAATCTTCCCTCTTTTTCATTCGTGGTTGAGAGGATTGTTAGataagcatgcatgcatgcatacattaGAATATTAAGGTTGTCTTGTCTTTATCTTGACGGTCAAGAAATGAATCCAGGTCAACACTAGTCGTTAAGTTCCAACCAACTTTTCAACCATTTTGAGGATCAGTGTTAGATGGAGGTCTTGAAAGACCAAGTTCAACATGCATTTTAATTACTATCGAAATATGACGTTGACTAACTGGTATGCAAAATAAAGATACGACAACTTTAATTGATGGCTAGGGTACATGCATACACATATATCCAaattaatgtacaatataaattaaattttataaagagaATTGTGCAATGTAGTCTAACTTAAACATGCTTTAAGAAAAAGTAGGGGTTGAACAAATAgattttaattaactttttttttttttacgagaGAAACCTGTCTTCATTATCCAAGAATATGCATGGGATAAATCATACTCTAGTGTAATAGTTTGTAAATCACATAAGAAATATAAACTGCACTAAAAAACTGTGTTGTGCTCGATTGAGATATTGATGATTTTAATTGGCTTTGAATTAGAAGTATTAGTTGGGTGTGTGCATACATTGAAATTGGTAGCTAGAATAGAATGGGTGGTAGTATTTTATCAGGGCAGTTGATGGATGTCaacttaattgtaattaattacTAGCTAGATAAGTAGTtatatattactcaatattagtactcctatatatatagtgttagaTAATCTATAGCTAGCATGCACCAAGTTTTCAAAAAACCTATTTTGTTTGTTATTAGTAGGTTGAAGGTAGGTGATGCATGCAATGGTGacatattcatttaatttactAATGTACGTAGCATTATGAGATAATAATGTGCGTGTGCACACACATATGAATGAAGAAATTGAGAGAGATTGAGAACGcattggagaagaagaagaggtggAAGAGCCCCACCGAATGAGTTAATGGATTCCCTTTATAGCTAGTGAGAaatgcatacacaatatatattgGACAAGACAACGTGAAAATATGAGATTTTATGTTCGTCAGCTACATGCCATTGTCATGTCTTGCTAGTGTCAAGATGATATCAGCAAAGTGGGTCAACACTATTCCTAGTTAATGGTTTTAACGATCCGCGTCAAAGGTTTAAAAGATTAACTGAATAAGTTGCTTGAACTTGTAGTCCTTACGAGTTATCTAGCTTGTACTCCTAAATTGTTCGCGACCTGGCCTTGCTCTCTTTTACTCCATGAGCTATTCTTAGCATGCTAGCCAATGTGCTTGGCCCATTGATATAGATGTATAACCCTAGATCCCCAACAAGCAGATGTAATTTAGGTAAATTATATCACGAATTATATATGATTCATATTGTAAGGTGGATCATTAGtacaatgtaatttttattatactgtAAATTCATTTTACT
It includes:
- the LOC116033399 gene encoding lysM domain receptor-like kinase 3; the encoded protein is MTIPTSRGKRTTFFHLIRFFIFFLTCFNGGEANCGSGCGLALASYYVWQGCNLSYISNIFGREIPEIVQYNPGIHNSDSISSDIRINVPFSCDCINGDFLGHTFEYETVAGDTYRKIATSAFANLTDEYWLNRVNRFRPNDIPDRVPINVTVNCSCGDGSVSEDYGLFLTYPLRRGQNLSSVAEECGVPANLLRRFNPGADFAAGSGIVFVPAKG